The Nitrososphaerota archaeon genome includes a region encoding these proteins:
- a CDS encoding twin-arginine translocase TatA/TatE family subunit yields the protein MVVVGWEWIVIIAIVAILLIWGPGQIPKLARALGQAKKELKQAGEEGEEKEGVKKEEAKVEVDPLIVTAIKMGIDVTGKTKEQISQEIIARSKAKQS from the coding sequence ATGGTAGTGGTAGGTTGGGAATGGATCGTCATAATAGCTATCGTAGCGATATTACTGATCTGGGGTCCGGGGCAGATACCCAAATTAGCCAGAGCATTAGGTCAAGCGAAGAAGGAGCTTAAGCAAGCAGGCGAAGAAGGGGAGGAGAAAGAGGGTGTGAAGAAAGAGGAGGCGAAGGTAGAAGTAGATCCCTTGATCGTCACTGCCATAAAGATGGGCATCGATGTTACAGGGAAAACAAAGGAACAGATTTCACAAGAAATAATAGCTAGAAGCAAAGCGAAGCAATCTTAA
- a CDS encoding 50S ribosomal protein L3, translated as MGHRKRNAPRRGSLAYRPRARARRIVPALESFETPQVLKPTILGFAGYKVGCIHIITIDDREKTPNFGKPLFNASTIIATPPMTVYGFRAYTRVNGALQAFCDVYAKAQPKDIERLVKMQVKDPNEPISKIEKNLDSIVKFTALVYTRPRDAGLSQKKPFLFEITVGGGTIKERFEYLKSVLGKQIRVSEVFKPGMYVDVAAITKGKGFEGPVTRFGIKRKQHKSRKSVRAVGALNPWHPATIMYTVPRAGQHGFHKRIEYNKRILLVANPSETPITPKGGFHKYGVVNCDYIVLKGSVSGPVKRLVRLRFAVRPKNLKVQPPKILEASIPIGKG; from the coding sequence TTGGGTCACAGAAAGCGCAATGCGCCGCGGAGAGGGTCTTTAGCCTACAGACCTAGAGCGAGAGCTAGGCGTATTGTCCCCGCTCTTGAATCATTTGAGACACCCCAAGTTCTAAAGCCAACCATTCTCGGATTCGCAGGCTATAAGGTTGGTTGTATACATATCATAACAATAGATGATAGAGAAAAGACGCCTAACTTCGGTAAGCCACTCTTTAACGCCTCTACAATAATAGCTACCCCTCCTATGACTGTTTATGGATTCAGAGCATACACACGCGTAAACGGTGCGCTGCAAGCTTTTTGCGACGTGTACGCTAAGGCTCAGCCTAAAGATATAGAGCGGCTCGTAAAGATGCAGGTAAAGGACCCGAATGAGCCCATATCTAAGATAGAAAAGAACCTAGACTCGATTGTAAAATTTACTGCTTTGGTCTACACGAGGCCACGTGATGCCGGTTTATCGCAAAAGAAGCCCTTCCTCTTTGAAATTACGGTTGGCGGAGGAACCATAAAAGAGCGTTTCGAATACCTCAAATCCGTTTTAGGAAAGCAGATCAGAGTTAGTGAAGTGTTTAAGCCGGGCATGTATGTTGATGTAGCTGCCATAACGAAAGGTAAGGGATTTGAAGGCCCTGTTACAAGATTCGGCATTAAACGTAAGCAGCATAAGTCCAGAAAGAGTGTTAGGGCTGTTGGTGCGCTTAACCCGTGGCACCCAGCTACGATAATGTACACAGTACCAAGAGCGGGTCAACACGGCTTCCATAAGAGAATCGAGTACAACAAGAGGATACTTCTGGTGGCTAACCCGTCTGAAACTCCGATTACACCAAAAGGCGGCTTCCACAAATACGGTGTAGTGAACTGCGACTACATCGTGCTAAAAGGATCTGTGTCTGGACCAGTCAAGAGGCTCGTCAGACTAAGGTTTGCTGTAAGGCCCAAGAACCTCAAGGTTCAACCTCCTAAGATACTGGAAGCCAGCATACCTATTGGTAAAGGGTGA
- a CDS encoding 50S ribosomal protein L4: MVEANVYGLDGSVIDKIELPEVFETPFRPDVIQRVFWALFTHHLQPQGRDPLAGKRTTAESRGVGLGIARLARVKGGGPRAGQAAGVASVVKGRQAHPPKAEKIIWKAINKKERRLATASAIAATALKDVVAARGHKVDKIPALPLIVSEEIESISKVKDLLPVLEVLGLMDDVGRSQEGIKTRSGKPRMRGRTKRIPKGPLFVVAETKGLEKAVENLPGAECVVAKDLSVLHLAPGGHAGRLVVWSRAALQSLPKGVLEVCKKVAA, translated from the coding sequence TTGGTTGAAGCCAACGTGTACGGGTTAGATGGTTCAGTCATCGACAAAATAGAGCTCCCAGAAGTTTTTGAAACCCCTTTCAGACCAGACGTGATCCAAAGAGTCTTCTGGGCTCTGTTCACACACCACTTACAGCCTCAGGGGCGCGATCCTCTGGCTGGTAAAAGGACGACCGCAGAATCACGTGGTGTTGGATTAGGTATCGCAAGGCTAGCCCGTGTGAAGGGAGGCGGTCCTAGAGCTGGTCAAGCGGCTGGCGTGGCTAGTGTAGTTAAAGGTAGGCAAGCCCACCCTCCTAAGGCTGAGAAGATCATCTGGAAGGCCATAAACAAGAAAGAGCGGCGGCTAGCCACAGCCTCTGCTATAGCAGCAACAGCCTTGAAAGATGTTGTTGCAGCAAGAGGTCACAAAGTGGATAAGATCCCTGCTCTACCGTTGATCGTAAGCGAGGAGATAGAGTCGATAAGTAAGGTTAAAGATCTACTCCCAGTGCTTGAAGTGTTAGGTCTTATGGATGACGTTGGTAGATCACAAGAGGGCATTAAAACCAGGTCGGGTAAACCACGAATGCGTGGCCGAACAAAGCGTATTCCGAAGGGACCTCTGTTTGTTGTCGCTGAGACGAAGGGGCTGGAGAAAGCTGTTGAAAATCTTCCTGGTGCTGAATGTGTAGTGGCTAAAGATCTTTCAGTACTACATCTTGCGCCAGGTGGTCACGCTGGTAGGTTGGTTGTTTGGTCTAGGGCTGCGCTTCAATCTTTGCCTAAAGGTGTTTTGGAGGTGTGTAAGAAGGTTGCGGCCTGA
- a CDS encoding 50S ribosomal protein L23, which translates to MKIILYPYVTEKTFDLIEKENKLVFIVDRNADKSKIKKAVEALYSVKVENVNVLNTVKGKKAYVKLAKESSAADLAAKLGLV; encoded by the coding sequence ATGAAGATTATCTTATATCCCTATGTTACAGAGAAGACGTTTGATCTTATTGAGAAGGAGAATAAACTTGTGTTCATTGTGGATAGAAATGCTGATAAGAGTAAGATTAAGAAGGCTGTTGAGGCGCTGTATTCGGTGAAGGTGGAAAATGTGAACGTGCTGAATACTGTTAAAGGCAAGAAGGCGTATGTTAAACTAGCAAAAGAGAGTTCAGCCGCGGATCTAGCTGCCAAGCTAGGGTTGGTGTAG
- a CDS encoding 50S ribosomal protein L2, translating into MGKRIIPQRRGKGGLQWRAPKKGKVAPARYPPIKAETIKGYVAEILHERGRSAPLARIELEDGEVFYTVAAHSMSKGQIIEIGATAKPTVGNILPLANIPEGTTICNIELEPGDGGRLVKTGGTSAILFSQSGDKSIIRMPSGKTITLLNKCRAMIGSVAGEGRLEKPLLKAGRSYWKHKAKGKAYPRVRGVAMAVVYHPFGGGRHQHPGKSTSTPRNAPPGRKVGHIAPRKTGRKKITRVVEVK; encoded by the coding sequence TTGGGTAAGAGGATAATACCTCAAAGAAGGGGTAAAGGAGGATTACAGTGGAGAGCGCCGAAGAAGGGTAAAGTAGCTCCAGCCAGATACCCACCGATCAAGGCAGAAACCATTAAAGGCTACGTTGCAGAGATTTTACACGAAAGGGGAAGAAGCGCACCACTAGCACGGATAGAGTTAGAGGATGGCGAGGTATTCTATACCGTCGCAGCCCACAGCATGAGTAAAGGTCAGATCATAGAGATTGGCGCTACAGCCAAGCCTACCGTTGGTAACATTCTTCCTCTAGCAAACATACCTGAAGGAACCACGATCTGCAACATAGAGCTTGAGCCTGGGGATGGTGGGAGGTTGGTTAAGACAGGGGGTACCTCAGCCATACTCTTCTCTCAAAGCGGTGACAAATCTATAATTCGCATGCCTTCGGGCAAAACGATAACCCTCTTAAACAAGTGCAGAGCTATGATAGGTAGCGTAGCAGGCGAAGGAAGGTTAGAGAAACCACTACTCAAAGCCGGAAGAAGCTACTGGAAACATAAAGCCAAAGGCAAAGCCTATCCTAGAGTAAGAGGTGTAGCGATGGCGGTAGTCTACCATCCCTTCGGAGGAGGTAGGCACCAGCATCCAGGCAAGTCAACTTCAACTCCTAGAAACGCGCCACCAGGCAGAAAAGTAGGTCACATCGCACCTAGAAAGACTGGGCGTAAGAAGATTACAAGAGTTGTTGAGGTGAAGTAG
- a CDS encoding 30S ribosomal protein S19, translating into MPKEFKYRGYTLEQLQNMSFESLLMLLPSRQRRSLNKGISDEKRKLLEEVRAARDGKLNKPIKTHARDMPILPYMVGLTIHVHNGKEFVPLTIKPEMIGHYLGEFVITNKKVVHGTPGIGASRSSLYVPLK; encoded by the coding sequence TTGCCAAAAGAGTTCAAGTATAGAGGTTACACCTTAGAGCAGCTTCAGAACATGTCTTTTGAAAGCCTCCTTATGCTTCTACCCTCTAGGCAGAGACGCTCACTTAATAAAGGAATATCTGATGAGAAGCGTAAGCTGCTTGAAGAAGTCAGGGCTGCTCGGGATGGTAAGCTGAATAAACCGATAAAGACACACGCTAGAGATATGCCTATACTACCCTATATGGTGGGGTTAACTATACACGTGCATAACGGGAAAGAGTTTGTGCCACTCACGATCAAACCTGAGATGATTGGGCACTACTTAGGCGAATTCGTAATAACCAACAAGAAGGTTGTGCACGGCACACCCGGTATAGGCGCTTCCAGATCAAGCCTCTATGTGCCCCTAAAGTAG
- the psmB gene encoding archaeal proteasome endopeptidase complex subunit beta encodes MSTDDRRFSGLRGVHGTTTVGVVCREATVLATDTRAIAGGYFIAHKHVKKIQKIDDHLAMTIAGAVADAQNVVDTIRYYSNLYKIDKRVPIPVKAAARLASNIFFSARLFPYIADVLVGGFDQDGPSVYNIDLLGSLTEAKFVSTGSGSPVAYGVLESEYREDLTVDEAIDVAAKAVIAAIKRNAGTGDGVDIAVITKNGFRELSEQEKRKYYELYLR; translated from the coding sequence TTGTCGACAGATGATAGAAGATTTAGTGGCCTAAGAGGTGTGCACGGCACAACCACTGTAGGAGTGGTATGTAGAGAGGCTACAGTCTTGGCTACAGACACCAGAGCAATAGCAGGAGGCTACTTCATAGCGCATAAGCACGTAAAGAAGATTCAGAAGATTGATGACCACCTAGCCATGACGATAGCTGGTGCAGTCGCAGATGCGCAAAACGTGGTTGACACGATAAGATACTATTCTAACCTATATAAGATCGATAAGAGGGTGCCTATACCTGTTAAAGCAGCAGCTAGGCTAGCTTCAAACATCTTCTTTTCGGCTAGACTCTTCCCCTATATCGCCGATGTATTGGTTGGGGGTTTTGATCAAGATGGCCCTAGTGTCTATAACATAGATCTCCTTGGCTCTTTAACTGAAGCAAAATTTGTATCAACCGGAAGCGGCTCGCCGGTAGCTTACGGTGTTTTGGAGAGCGAATACCGCGAAGACCTAACTGTTGACGAGGCTATAGATGTTGCGGCAAAGGCAGTTATCGCGGCTATAAAGAGGAATGCTGGGACAGGAGACGGTGTTGACATAGCGGTCATAACAAAGAACGGCTTTCGAGAACTGAGTGAGCAAGAAAAACGAAAGTACTATGAGCTTTATCTTCGGTAG
- a CDS encoding beta-CASP ribonuclease aCPSF1, giving the protein MDLGQRLNTTQNTLIHTVFQNIPPEAEITRVEYEGPRIALYTKKPRFLFENSVIISEIVNTLKKRVVIRTDKSIRKPEPEAKSILLSKLPQQANVTAIIFDDAFGEVLVEAENPKALTPETGFDQYKLVDEIGWKLRIRKAPHIQSPTMQWIYHTLKSSSEERMQILRNVGERIFRRRLAENTEIVIYTLGASQEVGRSAILVATQESRILVDCGINPGTRTPPDAYPRLDWLDLDLDELDAVVISHAHIDHQGFLPVLFKYGYDGPVYCTEPTLPLMVLLQNDFVKVSSISGSRPLYELRDVRAVIEHCITLPYGVVTDISPDVKLVLNNAGHILGSATVHLHIGEGAHNIVYTSDFKYAKTMLLDSASWNFPRVETLIVESTYGAKEDIMPSREEAEQTLAQSVNETLSNGGKVLIPTPAVGRAQEIMLILDNLMRAGAIIEAPIFTEGMLSDATAIHVSHPEYLAKELREKIIENGINPFLSEYFTNIEHPSNREEALREGPAIIMATSGMLEGGPVIEYLPEIASSEKNKILFVSYQIQGTLGRRILDGARQISLADEGEKIRVIDVRCAVEKIDGFSGHSDYNQIMKYIAKLRPKLKQVIVNHGEKKKVESLASSIARIFKLPVYAPSIQEAIKVY; this is encoded by the coding sequence ATCGATTTGGGCCAGCGTCTCAATACTACCCAGAACACGCTGATACATACAGTCTTCCAAAACATCCCACCCGAAGCCGAGATCACTAGGGTAGAGTATGAAGGGCCGAGGATAGCGCTGTACACAAAGAAGCCTAGATTTCTGTTTGAAAACAGCGTCATCATATCAGAAATAGTCAACACGCTAAAGAAGAGGGTCGTGATAAGGACGGATAAATCGATTCGCAAACCTGAGCCTGAAGCAAAATCCATTTTGTTATCAAAGCTTCCTCAGCAAGCAAACGTCACAGCTATAATCTTTGATGATGCTTTTGGAGAGGTGCTAGTGGAGGCCGAGAACCCCAAGGCTCTTACACCAGAGACGGGCTTCGATCAATATAAGTTAGTTGACGAAATCGGTTGGAAGCTTAGGATAAGAAAGGCGCCGCATATCCAGTCTCCTACTATGCAGTGGATATATCATACACTCAAATCTTCTTCAGAAGAACGAATGCAGATACTAAGGAATGTAGGTGAACGAATATTCAGAAGAAGACTTGCTGAAAACACGGAGATCGTGATCTACACACTAGGGGCGTCGCAGGAAGTAGGACGCTCAGCTATACTCGTCGCCACCCAGGAAAGCAGGATTCTGGTGGATTGCGGCATCAACCCAGGTACTAGGACGCCGCCAGACGCCTACCCTCGCCTAGATTGGCTTGATCTAGATCTTGACGAGCTTGACGCAGTTGTTATAAGCCACGCTCACATCGACCACCAAGGCTTTCTGCCTGTGCTCTTTAAGTATGGGTATGATGGGCCGGTCTACTGCACCGAACCCACTCTACCGCTGATGGTTCTTCTGCAGAACGATTTTGTTAAAGTTTCTTCTATCTCTGGCTCTAGACCTCTGTATGAGTTAAGGGATGTTCGGGCGGTTATAGAGCACTGCATAACCCTACCCTACGGTGTGGTAACAGATATTTCGCCTGATGTTAAACTTGTGCTTAACAACGCTGGACACATCCTTGGTTCTGCTACTGTACATTTGCATATAGGTGAGGGTGCGCATAATATCGTCTACACAAGCGACTTCAAGTACGCTAAGACCATGCTTCTAGATAGTGCTAGCTGGAACTTCCCAAGAGTTGAGACCCTCATAGTGGAGAGTACTTATGGTGCTAAGGAGGATATTATGCCTAGCAGAGAAGAAGCTGAGCAAACCTTGGCTCAATCTGTAAACGAGACCCTCTCTAACGGTGGTAAGGTGCTCATACCTACGCCAGCTGTAGGTAGGGCTCAGGAGATTATGCTCATTTTAGACAATTTGATGCGCGCGGGTGCGATAATAGAGGCGCCGATATTTACTGAAGGTATGTTATCTGATGCCACAGCCATACACGTTTCACACCCAGAGTATCTTGCAAAAGAGTTAAGAGAGAAGATAATAGAAAATGGCATCAACCCCTTCTTGTCAGAATACTTCACGAATATAGAGCATCCAAGCAATAGAGAGGAAGCGCTTAGAGAGGGACCAGCCATAATAATGGCCACTTCAGGCATGCTTGAGGGAGGACCTGTTATAGAGTATCTACCCGAAATCGCCTCATCCGAGAAGAACAAGATCCTATTTGTTTCCTATCAGATACAAGGCACCTTAGGGCGAAGGATCTTAGATGGTGCTCGGCAGATAAGTTTAGCAGACGAGGGTGAAAAGATAAGGGTGATAGATGTGCGATGTGCGGTTGAGAAGATAGACGGCTTCAGCGGGCACAGCGACTACAACCAGATAATGAAGTACATAGCTAAACTTAGACCAAAGCTCAAACAGGTTATAGTAAATCACGGTGAAAAGAAGAAGGTAGAGAGCTTAGCCTCCTCTATAGCCAGAATATTTAAGCTACCCGTCTACGCGCCTTCTATACAAGAAGCGATCAAGGTGTATTAG
- the sepF gene encoding cell division protein SepF, giving the protein MEQGKSKLEKPQIYVKALPLRDREEVDDIKKDLSSNFIVILRITPLAQKNIEELRKAVEELYNYATSIGGDIARLGDERVVVTPPGVKIWRGLL; this is encoded by the coding sequence ATGGAACAAGGAAAGAGTAAGTTGGAGAAACCGCAGATATACGTTAAGGCACTGCCTTTGAGAGATAGGGAAGAGGTTGATGATATAAAGAAGGATCTTTCATCAAACTTCATAGTTATCTTACGCATAACGCCTCTCGCACAGAAGAACATAGAGGAGTTGAGAAAGGCTGTAGAGGAGTTATATAATTATGCGACATCTATAGGTGGCGATATAGCCCGTCTAGGTGATGAGAGAGTCGTTGTTACCCCTCCGGGAGTGAAGATCTGGAGAGGGTTACTCTAA
- a CDS encoding RNA-binding protein has protein sequence MRSRSVPREEAEEIYNKLLKNWSRDILPKRFKGLLALELDDRRALLMLDDFKVVRVGDKFVPFLADTKRVEAFPYVTVDIGAVRFICNGADVMRPGVKSFPTSFKKGDVVVVKDEKYHKAVAVGEASVSSEEAQQLTKGPIIINIHYVGDKIWEMAKEKGII, from the coding sequence ATGAGAAGTAGATCTGTTCCTAGGGAGGAGGCTGAAGAGATCTATAATAAGCTGCTAAAGAACTGGTCTAGAGATATCTTACCTAAAAGGTTCAAGGGGCTTCTTGCTTTAGAGTTAGATGACAGAAGGGCTTTGCTGATGCTAGATGATTTTAAAGTTGTTAGAGTAGGTGATAAGTTTGTCCCCTTCTTGGCTGATACTAAACGTGTGGAGGCATTCCCGTACGTGACTGTAGACATAGGTGCTGTCCGCTTCATATGTAATGGTGCGGATGTTATGCGGCCGGGTGTGAAGTCATTTCCGACCAGCTTCAAAAAAGGAGATGTTGTGGTGGTTAAAGATGAGAAGTATCATAAAGCAGTAGCGGTTGGCGAAGCGAGCGTTTCAAGCGAAGAAGCCCAACAGCTTACTAAAGGACCTATCATTATTAACATACATTATGTTGGCGATAAGATCTGGGAGATGGCGAAAGAGAAGGGCATAATCTAA
- a CDS encoding protein tyrosine phosphatase, with product MGRVGEIYRIVRGLVNRKPSSFSWVIKDRLAASGRPTSKREVEWLVKQGIRSILTLTESRLPDSWVDGICYKHVPMLDHKPPPLLSLEEAVDFIQEQIEQNKPILVHCAAGKGRTGTVLAAYFIKYKDTPLDEAIRYIRRIRPGSIEDPQIEALIAFASKREKK from the coding sequence TTGGGTAGAGTTGGGGAAATCTACAGGATCGTACGCGGGCTGGTTAACAGAAAGCCTAGTAGCTTCAGCTGGGTCATTAAAGACAGGCTGGCAGCAAGCGGGAGACCCACTAGCAAAAGAGAGGTAGAATGGCTGGTGAAGCAAGGCATAAGATCCATATTAACCTTGACTGAAAGTCGGCTACCAGATAGCTGGGTAGATGGAATCTGTTATAAGCACGTGCCTATGCTTGATCATAAGCCGCCTCCATTATTAAGCTTAGAGGAGGCTGTAGACTTCATACAGGAGCAGATCGAGCAGAATAAACCTATACTTGTACACTGTGCGGCTGGAAAAGGTAGAACCGGAACTGTATTAGCGGCATACTTCATAAAGTACAAAGACACACCGCTCGATGAAGCAATAAGATATATCCGAAGAATAAGACCGGGCTCCATAGAAGACCCTCAAATAGAAGCGCTAATAGCCTTCGCCAGCAAAAGGGAGAAGAAATGA
- a CDS encoding enolase, with amino-acid sequence MVAVPIKEVVGRLCFNSRGQETVEVDVKAGDCLGRAMAPAGASVGRFEAQNFPQGGVREALRRLKEYSTKLVGLDASDPKALTSTLRRIDGTPNYSKIGGAVAYALSMAAAEAAASHLGKPLYSIISPKVEPKLPFPLGNFIGGGKHAGPGAPDIQELLACPVGAKRIEDALRANITVHSEARRLIEKKQPLFAGGKGDEGAWAANLGNEEALELAAEAVAAASDKLGFRIRLGVDFAASSLWSEKEGAYVYARGGKKLSSEEQIRFVAELKDRFDLFFLEDPLHEDAFEDFCELSKSVKGALVVGDDLLVTNPSRLKTALSKRSCNGAILKVNQAGSLGDALEFAELAAANSIVLITSHRSGDTVDSHISHVAVATGSKMIKTGIVGGERIAKLNELLRINERIYLDTGSEAHMASLAYA; translated from the coding sequence ATGGTTGCAGTTCCTATAAAAGAGGTCGTGGGACGCCTATGCTTCAACTCCCGCGGCCAAGAAACTGTAGAAGTCGATGTAAAGGCTGGGGATTGTTTAGGTAGAGCTATGGCTCCAGCTGGGGCCAGCGTAGGAAGGTTTGAGGCTCAGAACTTCCCTCAAGGTGGTGTTAGAGAGGCACTTAGGCGCCTAAAAGAATATTCTACCAAACTTGTAGGTTTAGATGCATCCGACCCAAAAGCACTAACATCAACCCTAAGGAGAATAGACGGCACACCAAACTATAGCAAGATAGGTGGTGCCGTAGCTTATGCTCTATCTATGGCTGCTGCTGAGGCAGCAGCTTCGCACCTTGGGAAGCCGCTCTATTCGATTATATCACCTAAAGTGGAGCCTAAACTACCATTCCCTCTAGGCAATTTCATAGGAGGGGGGAAACACGCCGGACCTGGTGCGCCCGATATACAAGAGCTGCTTGCTTGCCCTGTTGGTGCTAAGAGAATTGAAGACGCTCTAAGGGCTAACATAACAGTTCACTCAGAAGCTAGGAGACTGATCGAGAAGAAGCAGCCCCTCTTTGCTGGCGGGAAGGGTGATGAAGGCGCTTGGGCTGCGAATCTGGGTAATGAGGAGGCTCTTGAGTTGGCCGCCGAAGCTGTAGCTGCGGCGTCTGATAAACTAGGTTTCCGCATTAGGCTGGGTGTCGATTTCGCTGCTTCGTCGCTTTGGAGCGAAAAAGAGGGGGCGTATGTTTATGCTCGTGGTGGTAAGAAGCTTAGCTCGGAGGAGCAGATTCGGTTTGTTGCCGAACTTAAAGATAGATTTGACTTATTCTTTCTTGAGGACCCGTTGCACGAAGATGCGTTTGAAGACTTTTGCGAGCTGAGCAAGTCGGTTAAGGGTGCCCTTGTCGTGGGTGATGATCTTCTAGTAACAAACCCAAGCCGCTTGAAGACCGCTTTATCTAAACGCTCCTGTAACGGTGCTATTCTAAAGGTGAACCAAGCTGGTTCGCTCGGAGACGCTCTTGAGTTTGCTGAGCTGGCTGCGGCAAACAGCATCGTGCTTATAACTTCACATCGCTCAGGCGACACGGTAGATAGTCACATTTCACACGTGGCTGTGGCGACTGGCTCGAAGATGATAAAGACTGGTATAGTGGGCGGGGAGAGGATAGCCAAGCTCAACGAGCTCCTAAGGATAAATGAGCGTATATATCTTGATACAGGTTCAGAAGCGCATATGGCTTCACTCGCCTACGCTTAG
- a CDS encoding DNA-directed RNA polymerase subunit N, whose amino-acid sequence MLYPIRCFTCGALIGDKFAEFEKRVKAGEDAAKVLDSLGIKRYCCRRMLLTSVDLSDEILPYYEAIWKRHTEYSSEG is encoded by the coding sequence ATGCTCTATCCTATAAGATGCTTCACTTGCGGCGCACTTATCGGCGATAAGTTTGCTGAATTTGAGAAGAGGGTTAAGGCTGGTGAAGACGCAGCCAAGGTTCTGGATTCGCTTGGGATAAAGAGGTACTGTTGTAGGCGGATGCTACTTACCAGCGTAGATCTAAGTGACGAGATCCTCCCCTACTATGAGGCGATCTGGAAGAGGCATACCGAGTATTCGAGTGAGGGTTGA
- a CDS encoding 30S ribosomal protein S9, with product MSKKKQQQLLLVSGERKTAKATAAIRPGIGRVRINNFPAEIWMPYVAREVIMTPLKIAGELRNKVDIDVTVKGGGVMGQAYAAAMAISRALVEFFKSDELKAKIMALDEHLLKGDPRQTEPKKFGGPGPRRRRQKSYR from the coding sequence TTGTCTAAGAAGAAGCAGCAGCAACTTCTGTTAGTGTCTGGAGAAAGAAAGACCGCAAAGGCAACAGCAGCCATTAGACCAGGGATAGGTAGGGTTAGGATCAATAACTTTCCAGCTGAAATATGGATGCCTTATGTCGCCAGAGAGGTTATAATGACGCCGCTCAAAATAGCGGGGGAGCTACGCAATAAGGTCGATATCGATGTGACTGTGAAGGGTGGGGGTGTGATGGGTCAGGCTTATGCTGCGGCGATGGCTATCTCGAGAGCGCTTGTCGAATTCTTCAAATCAGATGAGCTGAAGGCGAAGATAATGGCTTTGGATGAGCATCTGCTTAAGGGCGATCCGCGTCAAACCGAGCCTAAAAAGTTCGGTGGACCAGGTCCTAGGAGAAGGAGGCAGAAATCCTATCGGTGA
- the rplM gene encoding 50S ribosomal protein L13 produces the protein MQKSKQPIVVDGAGHIAGRLASIVAKKLLEGERVVVVNTEKILLSGSVDSIRREWEARLEITSVTNPKHTPVHPRRPDRIFARMVRGMVPRKKPKGRLALKRLRTYIGVPEEYKNVEKVGFKEAMITKPAAYYVSLAEVAKLVGWRGE, from the coding sequence CTGCAGAAGAGCAAGCAGCCCATTGTAGTGGATGGTGCTGGGCATATCGCTGGTAGACTAGCATCTATCGTAGCGAAGAAGCTGCTTGAAGGGGAGCGGGTTGTGGTCGTTAATACAGAGAAGATCCTACTTTCTGGTAGCGTAGATAGTATTCGCAGAGAGTGGGAAGCTAGGCTTGAAATAACTAGTGTAACCAATCCTAAACACACACCCGTGCACCCAAGAAGACCTGATCGAATCTTCGCTAGGATGGTTAGGGGGATGGTTCCTAGAAAGAAACCTAAGGGGAGATTGGCGCTAAAGAGGTTAAGAACGTACATAGGCGTACCAGAAGAATATAAGAATGTGGAGAAGGTGGGCTTTAAAGAAGCTATGATAACAAAGCCTGCGGCATATTATGTCAGTTTAGCCGAAGTCGCTAAACTGGTGGGTTGGAGAGGTGAGTAG
- a CDS encoding 50S ribosomal protein L18e gives MVVKIRNPLLKSDIIASKKAAKKGEKSGLWKAVAEYLERSRSKRIAVNVGKIAKLTKAGDVVIVPGKVLGGGVIEHKVVVGGFSFSESARSKIIAAGGEALPIKKFIDTYSSYKGVKLIGG, from the coding sequence ATGGTGGTTAAGATTAGAAACCCTCTTTTAAAGAGCGACATAATCGCCTCGAAGAAAGCAGCTAAGAAAGGGGAGAAGAGTGGACTCTGGAAGGCGGTTGCAGAGTACCTCGAGAGAAGTAGATCGAAGAGAATAGCGGTTAACGTTGGGAAGATAGCTAAGCTTACTAAGGCTGGTGATGTGGTTATCGTGCCGGGTAAAGTTCTCGGTGGTGGCGTCATAGAGCATAAAGTGGTGGTAGGGGGCTTCTCCTTCTCTGAGAGTGCTCGCTCGAAGATAATCGCTGCTGGCGGCGAGGCTCTGCCGATAAAGAAGTTTATCGACACATACTCGAGTTATAAGGGGGTTAAGCTGATTGGAGGTTAG